Part of the Leptotrichia massiliensis genome, TTTGATAATTTCGTAAGACTTATAAAATATAAAGAATTATCTAAAACTTTTTTTGTAGTTGCAGGATGGACTCTAGTTTGGGCTATTTTAACTACTATATTTAATTTTGCGGCAGGATTACTTTTGGCAATTATAACTAACAGTAGAAGAATAAAATTTAAAGGGCTTTGGAGAGCAATATTCATACTTCCTTATGCAGTTCCTTCTTTTGTATCGTTATTAGTATTTAGACTTATGTTTAATGGATTAGGACCGATAAATGCTTTGTTGCATACAAATATTCCATTTTTGACTGATCCAACAGGTGCAAAAATAATCGCAATATTGGTAAATACTTGGCTAGGAGCACCATATTTTATGGTATTAATATCAGGAGCATTGACTAATATTTCGAGTTCGTTATATGAGGCAGCAGATATAGATGGAGCGACTGAATGGCAAAAATTTAAAAATATAACATTTCCAATGTTGTGGATTCAACTAGGATCTACAATGATATTGACTTTTGCTTTTAACTTTAATAATTTTGGAGCAATTTATCTGTTGACAAATGGACTTCCAGCAGATTCTAGCCTAAGATATGCAGGACATACCGACATATTAGTATCTTGGATATATAAACTTACAATGGATAATAACTTATTTAGTTTAGCAGCAACAGTAACTATATTTATATTCTTATTTGTAGCAAGTATATCTTTATTAACATTGGCAAGATCTAAAACATTTAATCAGGAGGCGGTGTTGTAAAATGGCAGAAAAAAAAGTAAAATTTGATATATTAACTGTTTTTATATACATATTGCTTGTTGTAATATCACTTATTGTAATATTTCCTGTAATATGGATTGTAGGAGCATCGCTTAGACCTGGTACTTCAATATTTGGAACTGACATTTTTCCAAAACAGATAACTTTTGCTCATTATGCAGAACTATTTAAAACAGATTATCCGAGATGGTATTTAAATACCCTTTTCATAGCGGTAGTAAATATGATAATTTCATTATTTATAACAACGTTAACAGCGTATATTTTTTCAAGATACAAATTTAAAGGGAAAAAGCAGACAATGGTAACAGTTCTTATATTACAAATGTTTCCATCGTTTTTAGCAATGACTGCAATATATGCGTTTTTAAAAAGACTTAATTTGGTTGATACATATTTAGGACTTCTTGTAATATATATAGCAGGGCAAATTCCATACAATTCATGGCTTGCAAAAGGATATTTTGATGGAATACCTGCGAGCTTGGATGAAGCGGCAAGAGTTGATGGAGCAGGACCTTTAAGAACATTTTTTCAAATAATTATGCCAGTGGCAAAACCGATATTAGTATTTATTGCATTAATTAATTTTACTGCACCTTGGTTTGATTTTATATTTCCAAAAATGATTCTTTTGAGTCCAGAGAAAAAGACATTAGCTGTAGGGCTTTTTGAATGGATTTCAGGGCTAAATAATAGTAATTATACATTATTCGCGGCAGGAGCAATACTTGTTGCGATACCGATAACTTTATTGTTTGTACTGTTACAGAAAAATATTGTAGCTGGACTGTCAGCTGGAGCTTCAAAAGGATAATCTTGATTTTCCAAAACGAAAGGAAGTTAAATCTGTGAAAAAAATAAATAGGTGGATTTTATTAATAGCAGCATTAATTTTAAGTATTTTTTCATGTCACAATAAAAATATAAAAGACTTTAATAATACTGAAAAAAGTAAAATTGAAAAATCAGGAGTTTATTACGAAATATTTGTAAGATCTTATGCAGATAGTAATAATGATAAAATAGGAGATATTAAAGGAATAACTGATAAACTTGATGAATTAAAGGAATTAGGGATACAGGGAATATGGCTAACTCCTATCTTTAAATCACCTAGTTATCATAAATACGATGTAACTGATTATTATACCATTGATCCAGAATACGGGACAAAAGAAGATTTGAAAAATCTAGTTTCAAAAGCACATAGTAAAGGGATAAAAATTATTCTTGATTTACCCGTAAATCACACAAGCAAGGAACATCCATGGTTTAAAGATGCGGTTCAGAATAAAGACAGTAAATATAAGTCTTATTATAGAGTAGCCCAAAACAATGATAAGTCTTTAAATCTAAATTCT contains:
- a CDS encoding carbohydrate ABC transporter permease; the protein is MNKEKKFLIASALLPGAGQFLAGHIVKGVLFVIMHLLMGGILLAGLFSNVLYKFVSLGDKPEVRTIFKTTAGDNSLDYLVNGALFFIILILFTIFYVYNLKDAKKLGKFIDAGNSLPKGEKYRDYVMDEFFMPTFLTPGALGTIFIVFFPMLLTVLIAFTNYSGPDHLPPKNLFDWVGFDNFVRLIKYKELSKTFFVVAGWTLVWAILTTIFNFAAGLLLAIITNSRRIKFKGLWRAIFILPYAVPSFVSLLVFRLMFNGLGPINALLHTNIPFLTDPTGAKIIAILVNTWLGAPYFMVLISGALTNISSSLYEAADIDGATEWQKFKNITFPMLWIQLGSTMILTFAFNFNNFGAIYLLTNGLPADSSLRYAGHTDILVSWIYKLTMDNNLFSLAATVTIFIFLFVASISLLTLARSKTFNQEAVL
- a CDS encoding sugar ABC transporter permease codes for the protein MAEKKVKFDILTVFIYILLVVISLIVIFPVIWIVGASLRPGTSIFGTDIFPKQITFAHYAELFKTDYPRWYLNTLFIAVVNMIISLFITTLTAYIFSRYKFKGKKQTMVTVLILQMFPSFLAMTAIYAFLKRLNLVDTYLGLLVIYIAGQIPYNSWLAKGYFDGIPASLDEAARVDGAGPLRTFFQIIMPVAKPILVFIALINFTAPWFDFIFPKMILLSPEKKTLAVGLFEWISGLNNSNYTLFAAGAILVAIPITLLFVLLQKNIVAGLSAGASKG